A single genomic interval of Lacrimispora sphenoides JCM 1415 harbors:
- a CDS encoding phage holin family protein: protein MEQIMNYVKPELIVVAVVLYFLGQAIKKSQTIKDKYIPLINGAVGIVLCGIYVLGTSSYQTGQEIAMAIFTAITQGVLVAGLSTYVDQIIKQSRKTE from the coding sequence ATGGAACAGATTATGAATTATGTCAAACCGGAACTGATCGTAGTGGCAGTAGTTCTGTACTTTTTAGGACAGGCGATTAAAAAGAGCCAGACCATCAAAGATAAGTATATCCCCCTCATCAATGGGGCTGTGGGCATTGTGTTGTGTGGTATATACGTTTTGGGCACAAGTAGCTACCAGACCGGGCAGGAAATTGCTATGGCGATATTTACGGCCATTACGCAGGGTGTTCTGGTTGCCGGATTGAGTACATATGTAGATCAGATTATTAAGCAGTCTAGAAAAACTGAATAA
- a CDS encoding XkdX family protein, translated as MAEIKIEAGHGGDGYECPGCGDDKIELGLSFCQECDEQTEKRNKVFPEWILVEEAQVEEKKYCDLGYWTEKMVWNAVGRWVTEKEYLDIIGKEYEK; from the coding sequence ATGGCGGAAATTAAAATTGAAGCAGGGCACGGGGGTGATGGCTATGAGTGTCCTGGGTGCGGGGATGATAAAATTGAGCTTGGTCTGAGCTTTTGCCAGGAGTGTGACGAACAGACTGAAAAGAGGAACAAGGTGTTCCCAGAATGGATTTTGGTGGAAGAGGCTCAGGTAGAAGAAAAAAAGTATTGTGATTTAGGGTACTGGACGGAGAAAATGGTATGGAATGCGGTGGGGCGTTGGGTCACAGAGAAAGAATACCTGGATATCATCGGAAAAGAATATGAAAAGTAG
- a CDS encoding cold-shock protein, translated as MKKGTVKWFNAQKGFGFICDEEGNDIFVHFSGLAMEGYKSLEDGQSVVFETTTGNRGLQAVNVHIA; from the coding sequence ATGAAAAAAGGTACAGTAAAATGGTTTAATGCACAAAAGGGGTTTGGTTTTATTTGCGATGAAGAGGGTAATGATATATTCGTTCATTTCTCCGGTCTTGCTATGGAAGGTTATAAATCATTAGAAGATGGCCAGTCAGTTGTTTTTGAAACAACCACAGGAAATCGTGGTCTTCAGGCTGTTAATGTTCACATCGCATAA
- a CDS encoding AraC family transcriptional regulator translates to MYTNTGYMNLTDDELEDLTLPLKANSCGVYRLITHPVMSTIRPLGRPDYQLLYVASGNAWFSFQNETVEVPAGNMVLYKPDEPQKYAYYLEDKPEVFWLHFTGKEAEDFITQAGFLDSRILYTGVSSKYQELFLSIIRELQLPRPCFEELAALHLMQLFLLLKRQREEGGLQKTEIQKEMEKAVHYFHENLSTDIEIDHYAKKLHMSTCWFIRSFKQYTGMPPRRYLTSIRVKKAQELLESTDYGIGEIGSIVGYDNPLYFSRIFKKQTGTSPAEYRKAAR, encoded by the coding sequence ATGTACACCAACACCGGCTATATGAATCTGACGGACGACGAACTGGAGGACCTCACTCTTCCTCTTAAGGCAAACAGCTGCGGCGTCTACCGCCTGATTACTCACCCCGTCATGTCCACCATACGGCCTTTGGGACGTCCTGATTATCAGCTTTTATACGTCGCATCAGGAAATGCATGGTTTTCCTTCCAAAATGAGACCGTAGAAGTCCCTGCCGGAAATATGGTACTTTATAAACCTGACGAACCTCAGAAATACGCCTATTATCTGGAAGATAAGCCAGAAGTATTCTGGCTTCATTTCACAGGTAAAGAAGCCGAAGATTTCATAACCCAGGCAGGCTTTCTTGATAGCAGAATCCTATACACCGGTGTTTCATCCAAATACCAGGAATTGTTTCTTTCCATAATCCGTGAACTCCAGCTCCCCCGCCCCTGTTTCGAGGAATTGGCAGCCCTTCATCTCATGCAGCTTTTCCTGCTTTTAAAGCGGCAAAGGGAGGAAGGGGGATTGCAAAAAACTGAAATACAGAAAGAAATGGAAAAAGCGGTCCATTATTTTCACGAGAACTTATCTACGGATATCGAAATTGACCATTATGCAAAAAAGCTGCATATGAGCACCTGCTGGTTTATCCGCAGTTTTAAGCAGTATACTGGAATGCCTCCCCGCAGGTACTTAACCTCCATCCGGGTGAAAAAGGCCCAGGAGCTGCTTGAAAGCACTGACTACGGCATCGGTGAAATCGGAAGCATTGTCGGCTATGACAATCCCTTATATTTCAGCCGCATCTTTAAAAAACAAACCGGTACTTCTCCCGCAGAATACAGAAAAGCGGCAAGGTGA
- a CDS encoding helix-turn-helix transcriptional regulator → MEHYLNLKAVLPVRALNAGYLVTGGKGRHADRVMDSFEIIYVNSGILGIAEEDITYNVEEGEALILFPGRHHWGTREFEEDLNFYWLHFHLEEEAVRIGRDIMSLPQLIRIRKPEQFEELFRRFIKRQDVLRGDRTILNLVLLELLCELSDSLSPMEVTGQKVLLANQAGQYIRNHFEEPLSSSILADRLDCSPDYLGRVYNAVYGKTLTEGIHEARLNKACRMLIETNQTGNEIAYQCGYQDVDYFRRIFKRYMGITPKEYRQTYRLVGR, encoded by the coding sequence ATGGAACATTACTTAAATTTAAAGGCCGTACTTCCGGTGAGGGCGTTAAATGCAGGATATCTGGTGACAGGCGGTAAGGGACGCCATGCGGACCGGGTCATGGATTCCTTTGAGATTATCTATGTAAATTCCGGGATCCTGGGGATTGCTGAAGAGGACATAACATATAACGTGGAGGAAGGGGAAGCGCTGATTCTGTTTCCCGGAAGGCATCACTGGGGGACAAGAGAGTTTGAGGAAGATTTGAATTTTTACTGGCTTCATTTTCATCTGGAAGAAGAGGCGGTGAGGATTGGACGGGATATTATGTCCCTGCCTCAGCTTATCCGTATCAGAAAGCCGGAGCAGTTTGAGGAACTTTTCCGCCGCTTTATCAAGCGGCAGGATGTCTTAAGGGGCGACCGGACTATCTTAAACCTGGTGCTTTTAGAATTGCTGTGCGAGCTCAGTGACTCCCTTTCTCCAATGGAGGTGACCGGGCAGAAAGTACTTTTGGCAAACCAGGCGGGACAGTATATCAGGAATCATTTTGAAGAGCCTTTATCCTCCTCCATACTAGCCGACAGACTGGATTGCAGCCCGGATTACCTGGGACGAGTCTATAATGCGGTTTATGGGAAGACACTTACGGAGGGGATCCACGAGGCACGGCTTAATAAGGCGTGCAGAATGCTCATAGAGACAAACCAGACAGGAAATGAAATTGCCTACCAGTGCGGATATCAGGATGTGGATTATTTCAGAAGGATCTTTAAGAGGTATATGGGGATAACGCCAAAGGAATACCGGCAGACTTATCGTTTGGTGGGAAGATAA
- a CDS encoding MFS transporter, which translates to MIEAVLLLKEKVSRTFFSGTTMTEADFTKGRRLFIAEGCCANGIVTLTTGAFLSGYANSLGATDSINGIIGSIPVLLCTLQMFSSILLESLCRKKCLISSFSFIHRLLLASVFFVPLFIRDPGLRLAAAITIYGVAHFFGAFIGTGTGNWILQLVPQHMRGNYLGKKDSFAFAFSTILSLTMGWVMDRFRSFSMEQTGFLVVGTVVFFVACMDFWCLSSISEPESLPHRQKLQDALWKPLADKEYQKVMLTYMFWNLALQIAGPFFSVYMVTGLKLDYTYITFLGLISSTVRVLAAWLWGRLADATSWLLAARCSMGMLGLVHASWLFMTPETCYTLQPILQALSGAAWGGIAISVFNLQYHYAPAEKRVLYVSSNSSYAGLCGFLSTLLGAFLLRVFPTLEIGGLPITGMQLLFLLSGTLILGCVFYMGRLKSVSL; encoded by the coding sequence ATGATTGAAGCAGTATTACTCTTAAAAGAAAAAGTGTCCCGCACCTTTTTCAGCGGAACCACTATGACAGAAGCAGATTTTACCAAAGGCAGAAGACTCTTTATTGCAGAGGGCTGCTGCGCCAATGGTATCGTTACACTGACCACCGGAGCATTTCTCTCCGGCTATGCCAATTCACTGGGAGCCACGGATTCCATAAACGGGATCATCGGTTCCATCCCGGTACTTCTCTGTACTCTTCAGATGTTTTCCTCCATCCTTTTGGAAAGCCTCTGCCGGAAAAAATGCCTGATTTCCAGTTTTTCTTTTATTCACAGGCTCCTTCTGGCTTCTGTCTTTTTTGTGCCCTTGTTTATAAGAGATCCCGGACTTCGCCTGGCAGCGGCAATCACTATTTATGGAGTCGCTCATTTTTTCGGGGCCTTTATTGGAACCGGGACAGGGAACTGGATCTTACAGCTCGTTCCGCAGCACATGAGAGGAAACTATCTGGGAAAAAAGGATTCCTTTGCTTTTGCCTTTTCCACCATCTTAAGCCTGACCATGGGATGGGTCATGGACCGGTTCCGCAGCTTTTCCATGGAACAGACCGGATTTCTGGTGGTAGGGACTGTAGTCTTTTTCGTCGCCTGTATGGACTTCTGGTGTCTCTCCTCTATCAGTGAACCGGAGAGCCTTCCCCACCGCCAAAAGCTCCAGGATGCATTATGGAAGCCATTGGCCGATAAGGAGTACCAGAAGGTCATGCTCACCTATATGTTCTGGAACCTGGCCCTTCAGATCGCAGGCCCATTTTTCAGCGTATACATGGTCACAGGACTTAAGTTAGATTATACATACATTACCTTTTTAGGCCTCATTTCCTCAACTGTCCGGGTATTGGCGGCCTGGCTCTGGGGGCGTCTGGCCGATGCTACTTCCTGGCTTTTGGCAGCCCGCTGTTCCATGGGAATGCTGGGACTTGTCCATGCCAGCTGGCTTTTCATGACCCCGGAAACCTGCTATACCCTTCAGCCTATATTGCAGGCATTGTCCGGTGCTGCCTGGGGAGGCATTGCCATATCCGTCTTTAACCTTCAGTATCATTATGCCCCTGCGGAAAAACGGGTGCTTTATGTCAGCTCCAATTCCTCCTATGCAGGACTTTGCGGCTTTCTTTCCACCCTTCTTGGAGCCTTCCTACTCAGGGTCTTTCCTACCCTGGAAATAGGGGGACTTCCCATAACCGGAATGCAGCTGCTCTTCCTTCTTTCCGGGACCCTGATCCTGGGATGCGTATTTTACATGGGAAGACTCAAGTCTGTCTCCCTTTAA
- a CDS encoding GntR family transcriptional regulator translates to MAEDSGKAKYYLLMEELKKDIISGKRKPGDRLPSENELSASCHVSRHTVRKAISILEQEGFITAEHGRGTFVSRKAGGKKGSGNIAVITTYLSDYIFPRLIQGIDRVLTANGYSIILKNTGNSRFKESRCLEEILEKDIDGLIIEPSKSEIMCGHKGLYEKLDFYQIPYVFIQGCYAHMMNKPHILMDDCMGGYLVTKHLIELGHKHILGIFKADDSQGRDRHKGYVKALQEAGFSYDPDMVVWFHTEDRTSKPSGALRLKLEEGVLIDGIVCYNDQIAFEVMKTIEKSGLSVPEDISVTGYDNSFIAENGIVKLTTIAHPQERLGAMAAELLIEKMNNVPDEESRVERILKPELIIRESCKDRRI, encoded by the coding sequence ATGGCGGAGGACAGCGGAAAAGCAAAGTATTATCTGTTAATGGAAGAACTGAAAAAGGATATTATTTCAGGTAAGAGAAAGCCGGGCGACCGGCTGCCTTCGGAAAATGAACTGTCGGCCTCCTGTCATGTAAGCCGCCACACGGTGAGAAAAGCAATTTCCATTCTGGAACAGGAGGGATTTATTACAGCAGAACATGGCCGGGGAACCTTTGTTTCCAGAAAAGCGGGAGGAAAAAAGGGGTCAGGAAATATCGCGGTGATTACCACCTATTTGTCTGATTATATTTTTCCGCGGCTGATCCAGGGAATTGATCGTGTACTCACGGCAAACGGTTACAGCATTATACTGAAAAATACGGGAAACAGCAGGTTTAAGGAAAGCAGATGTCTGGAAGAGATCCTTGAAAAGGACATTGACGGGCTCATCATAGAGCCAAGCAAAAGTGAGATCATGTGCGGCCACAAGGGGCTTTATGAGAAGTTGGATTTTTACCAGATCCCCTATGTATTCATTCAGGGCTGTTACGCCCACATGATGAACAAACCCCATATCCTGATGGATGACTGTATGGGTGGGTATCTGGTGACAAAGCATCTGATCGAATTAGGGCATAAGCACATCTTGGGGATATTCAAGGCTGATGACAGCCAGGGAAGGGACCGGCACAAAGGCTATGTAAAAGCTCTTCAGGAGGCGGGATTTTCTTATGATCCGGATATGGTTGTCTGGTTCCACACCGAGGACCGTACGTCAAAGCCATCAGGCGCGTTAAGGCTTAAGCTGGAAGAAGGGGTGTTAATTGACGGAATCGTCTGCTACAATGACCAGATTGCCTTTGAGGTCATGAAAACCATTGAAAAGAGCGGGCTTTCCGTGCCAGAGGATATTTCTGTTACAGGCTATGACAATTCCTTTATCGCAGAAAATGGGATTGTGAAGCTGACCACCATCGCCCACCCCCAGGAGCGGCTGGGGGCGATGGCGGCGGAGCTTCTTATAGAAAAGATGAACAATGTTCCCGATGAAGAAAGCAGAGTGGAGCGGATCTTAAAGCCGGAGCTGATAATCCGGGAGTCCTGTAAAGACCGGCGGATTTAA
- a CDS encoding L-ribulose-5-phosphate 4-epimerase, with translation MLEELKRIVYEANMELPRRGLITYTWGNVSGIDREQGLFIIKPSGVDYEELTPEDMVVMDLDGNQVEGKLRPSSDTATHLELYKAFKEIGGIVHTHSPMATSWAQAGRALPCYGTTHADYFYGEIPCARNLTEKETRDGYEKNTGAVIIETFKDRNPMHVPAVLCKNHGPFTWGTDAAAAVHNAVVLEEIAKMNLMTELLNPSVLPAPKCMQDKHFMRKHGPNAYYGQNKES, from the coding sequence ATGCTGGAAGAACTTAAAAGGATTGTATACGAGGCAAACATGGAATTGCCCAGAAGAGGACTTATTACTTATACCTGGGGAAATGTCAGCGGAATTGACCGGGAACAGGGGCTTTTCATAATTAAGCCCAGCGGGGTGGATTATGAAGAACTGACGCCAGAGGATATGGTGGTCATGGATCTTGACGGTAATCAGGTGGAAGGAAAGTTAAGGCCTTCCTCTGACACTGCCACCCATCTGGAGCTTTATAAGGCATTTAAGGAAATAGGAGGGATCGTTCATACCCATTCCCCCATGGCTACATCCTGGGCCCAGGCAGGAAGGGCCCTCCCCTGCTATGGAACCACCCATGCAGATTACTTTTACGGGGAAATTCCATGTGCCAGAAATCTCACGGAGAAAGAGACCCGGGACGGGTATGAGAAGAATACGGGAGCAGTGATCATCGAAACCTTTAAGGATAGGAATCCCATGCATGTTCCGGCGGTTTTATGCAAAAACCATGGACCCTTTACCTGGGGAACCGATGCAGCAGCTGCGGTCCACAATGCCGTTGTGTTGGAGGAAATCGCAAAGATGAACCTTATGACGGAACTGTTGAATCCCTCGGTTTTACCGGCGCCCAAATGCATGCAGGATAAACATTTTATGCGCAAACATGGACCGAATGCATATTACGGCCAGAATAAAGAATCATAA
- a CDS encoding xylulokinase, whose amino-acid sequence MMEKQIGAAIREGRTALGIELGSTRIKAVLVDEEHNPIASGSYDWENQYVDGVWTYSIPDIWEGVRESYKNMAEEVKERYGETLTTIGAICFSAMMHGYMAFDKEGELLVPFRTWRNTMTEEASEKLTELFSFQIPQRWSIAHLYQAILNQEEHVPEIDYLVTLEGYVHWKLTGERVLGIGDCAGMFPVDCAAKDFHERMIEQFDELVAPRQFPWKLRDIMPRVLTAGERAGTLTEEGARLLDASGNLKPGIPLCPPEGDAGTGMTATNSVARRTGNVSAGTSVFAMVVLEKELSRVYPEIDIVTTPAGDAVAMVHCNNCTSDLNAWVSLFEEFADAAGMKIDRNTLFSTLYQKALEGDKDGGGMLSYGYLSGEHITHFEEGRPLFVRTPESRFNLANFMRVHLYTALGALKMGMDILFEEGVRLNVLLGHGGLFKTKGVGQRIMAAALGVPVSVMETAGEGGAWGAALLASYMLKKEEGESLDLYLAEKVFKDDGGTRMGPDPEDEAGFQAFMERYRNGLSIERAAVDHLK is encoded by the coding sequence ATGATGGAAAAACAAATAGGGGCAGCGATCCGGGAAGGGAGAACCGCTCTGGGAATAGAGCTTGGCTCCACGCGAATTAAAGCCGTACTGGTAGATGAAGAACATAATCCCATTGCTTCCGGCAGCTATGACTGGGAAAACCAGTATGTAGACGGCGTCTGGACCTATTCCATACCGGATATCTGGGAGGGAGTAAGGGAAAGCTATAAAAACATGGCAGAGGAGGTGAAAGAGCGGTATGGGGAAACTCTTACCACCATTGGAGCCATCTGTTTTTCTGCCATGATGCATGGGTATATGGCATTTGACAAGGAGGGGGAGCTGCTGGTGCCTTTTAGGACCTGGAGAAATACCATGACAGAAGAGGCTTCGGAAAAGCTGACGGAGCTGTTCTCCTTTCAAATCCCACAGAGATGGAGCATTGCCCACCTCTATCAGGCAATCCTTAACCAGGAAGAGCATGTGCCGGAAATTGATTACCTGGTTACCCTGGAAGGCTATGTCCACTGGAAGCTGACGGGAGAGCGGGTCCTTGGCATCGGAGACTGTGCAGGGATGTTTCCCGTGGACTGTGCTGCAAAGGATTTCCATGAGCGCATGATTGAACAGTTTGATGAACTGGTTGCACCCCGTCAGTTCCCCTGGAAGCTCCGGGATATTATGCCAAGGGTGCTGACAGCAGGAGAGAGGGCAGGGACCCTGACCGAGGAAGGGGCACGGCTTCTTGATGCCAGCGGGAATTTAAAGCCTGGAATACCCCTTTGCCCGCCGGAAGGTGATGCCGGGACAGGGATGACGGCTACCAACAGCGTGGCAAGAAGAACCGGCAATGTATCCGCCGGGACCAGTGTGTTCGCCATGGTGGTACTGGAAAAAGAGCTTTCCAGAGTATATCCGGAAATCGATATAGTCACCACTCCAGCCGGTGATGCAGTAGCAATGGTTCACTGCAACAACTGTACCTCAGATTTAAACGCCTGGGTTTCCCTGTTTGAGGAATTTGCGGATGCGGCGGGAATGAAAATAGACAGGAATACCCTGTTTTCCACTCTTTACCAGAAGGCCCTGGAAGGAGATAAAGATGGGGGAGGTATGCTTTCCTACGGCTATTTGTCCGGAGAGCACATCACCCATTTTGAAGAGGGAAGGCCTTTGTTTGTCCGGACACCGGAAAGCCGGTTTAATCTTGCAAACTTTATGAGAGTCCATCTTTATACCGCTTTGGGAGCATTAAAGATGGGAATGGATATCCTCTTTGAGGAAGGAGTCCGGCTTAATGTACTTTTGGGCCATGGAGGACTATTTAAGACTAAAGGAGTGGGACAGCGGATCATGGCTGCCGCCCTGGGCGTTCCGGTTTCCGTCATGGAGACAGCCGGGGAAGGAGGAGCCTGGGGAGCTGCTCTTTTAGCCTCCTACATGCTTAAGAAGGAGGAAGGGGAATCCCTGGATCTTTACCTGGCTGAAAAGGTATTTAAGGATGACGGGGGGACCAGAATGGGGCCTGATCCTGAGGATGAAGCAGGTTTTCAGGCCTTTATGGAACGGTACAGAAATGGACTTTCCATTGAGCGTGCCGCAGTAGATCACTTAAAATAA
- the araA gene encoding L-arabinose isomerase, with the protein MVKKEYKFWFATGSQDLYGEECLRNVAEHSRIITESLNASGALPYEVILKPVLIDNTSIRRLFHEANTDESCAGVITWMHTFSPAKSWILGLQEYRKPLLHLHTQFNREIPYDTIDMDFMNENQSAHGDREFGHMVTRMGIPRKVIAGHWDDEGVQRRIGSWMRTAVGIMESSHIRVVRVADNMRNVAVTEGDKVEAQMKFGWEIDAYPVNEIADYVKGVAAGDISSLVEEYYSRYEVLTEGMDHEEFKTHVAVQAQIELGFERFLKDKDYQAIVTHFGDLGSLKQLPGLAIQRLMEKGYGFGAEGDWKTAAMVRLMKIMTEGAKGAKGTSFMEDYTYNLVPGKEGILQAHMLEVCPTIADGTVGIRVNPLSMGDREAPARLVFTAKEGKGIATSLIDLGSRFRLIINTVNCKKTEKTMPKLPVATAFWTPEPNLTTGAESWILAGGAHHTAFTYDLSAEQMGDWAEAMGIEAVFIDEKTTIRDLKNELRWNSMAYR; encoded by the coding sequence ATGGTGAAAAAAGAATATAAATTTTGGTTTGCAACAGGCTCTCAGGATCTTTACGGTGAGGAATGCTTAAGAAATGTTGCGGAGCATTCACGGATCATCACGGAAAGTCTTAACGCATCCGGTGCTCTTCCCTATGAGGTGATTTTAAAACCGGTGCTGATTGATAATACCTCCATACGCAGGCTGTTTCATGAGGCTAACACCGATGAGTCCTGCGCAGGCGTGATTACCTGGATGCATACCTTTTCTCCTGCCAAGTCCTGGATCTTAGGGCTTCAGGAGTACCGGAAGCCTTTGCTTCATCTGCACACCCAGTTTAACCGGGAGATTCCCTATGATACCATTGATATGGATTTCATGAATGAGAACCAGTCGGCCCACGGCGACCGGGAATTCGGGCATATGGTCACCAGAATGGGGATTCCGAGAAAGGTGATCGCAGGCCATTGGGATGATGAAGGAGTCCAGAGGCGGATCGGTTCCTGGATGCGGACTGCGGTGGGAATTATGGAAAGCAGTCATATCCGCGTGGTCCGGGTTGCTGACAATATGAGAAACGTGGCGGTTACTGAAGGAGATAAGGTAGAGGCCCAGATGAAATTCGGTTGGGAGATCGATGCCTATCCAGTCAATGAAATCGCAGATTATGTAAAGGGTGTGGCAGCAGGTGATATCTCTTCCCTGGTGGAGGAATATTACAGCAGATATGAAGTTTTAACGGAAGGCATGGACCATGAGGAGTTTAAGACCCATGTGGCGGTTCAGGCGCAGATCGAGCTTGGCTTTGAACGGTTTTTAAAGGATAAGGATTATCAGGCAATCGTCACTCACTTTGGGGATTTAGGCTCATTAAAGCAGCTTCCCGGCCTTGCCATCCAGCGCCTGATGGAAAAGGGCTATGGCTTCGGGGCGGAAGGAGACTGGAAGACAGCAGCTATGGTGCGCCTGATGAAGATCATGACCGAAGGGGCAAAGGGCGCGAAGGGAACTTCCTTTATGGAGGATTACACCTACAACCTGGTTCCCGGCAAAGAAGGGATCTTACAGGCCCACATGCTGGAGGTTTGCCCCACCATCGCAGATGGAACGGTAGGCATCAGAGTAAATCCGCTGTCCATGGGAGATAGGGAAGCACCTGCACGTCTTGTATTTACTGCAAAGGAAGGAAAGGGGATAGCAACATCCCTGATTGATCTGGGCAGCCGTTTTCGTTTGATCATCAACACTGTAAATTGTAAAAAGACGGAAAAGACCATGCCAAAGCTTCCGGTTGCCACTGCGTTCTGGACGCCTGAGCCAAATCTTACCACAGGAGCGGAGAGCTGGATTTTAGCCGGCGGCGCCCACCATACAGCCTTTACCTATGATTTATCGGCAGAACAGATGGGTGACTGGGCGGAAGCGATGGGAATTGAAGCTGTTTTCATTGATGAAAAAACCACCATCAGAGATTTGAAAAATGAATTGAGATGGAATTCTATGGCATATCGTTAA
- a CDS encoding alpha-N-arabinofuranosidase, protein MIIDREFPIAEVDERIYGSFIEHLGRAVYDGIYCPEHVSADENGFRDDVKELIRELNVPIIRYPGGNFVSGFNWEDSVGPLNDRPRRLDLAWKSLEENKVGLNEFTTWARSAGSDVMMAVNLGTRGIADACNLLEYCNHPGNSKYSDLRISHGYKEPHNIKTWCLGNEMDGPWQIGHKTMEEYGRLAEETAKAMKIIDPDIELVSCGSSYLAIPTFPDWEAVTLWHTYDYVDYISMHQYYGNQKGDSQDFLASSDDMDQFIRTVIATCDFVKAKKRGKKDIKISFDEWNVWYHSNAADDDITKNHPWQVAPPMLEDIYNFEDALLVGLMLITLLKHADRVKMACLAQLVNVIAPIMTEAKGGKAWRQTIFYPFMHASQYGRGTALVPVISTPKFDTSAHEDVTAVEAVSVYNEALHEVTIFAVNRDLKKDAELTVDVRSFEGYRVLEHVVLESDDLKAENGPFCQRVAPKQTSQSALDGGTMTSTLHKASWNVIRLGK, encoded by the coding sequence ATGATAATTGACAGGGAGTTTCCCATTGCAGAGGTCGATGAAAGAATCTATGGCTCCTTTATAGAGCATCTGGGGCGGGCTGTATACGACGGGATTTACTGTCCGGAACATGTATCTGCTGATGAAAATGGCTTCCGGGATGATGTGAAGGAACTGATACGGGAATTAAATGTTCCTATCATCCGGTATCCTGGAGGCAACTTTGTATCTGGCTTTAACTGGGAGGACAGCGTGGGGCCTTTAAATGATCGACCCAGGCGTCTGGATCTGGCCTGGAAAAGTCTGGAGGAGAATAAGGTTGGCCTAAATGAATTTACAACATGGGCCAGAAGTGCAGGCTCTGATGTAATGATGGCGGTAAACTTAGGAACCAGAGGAATTGCGGATGCATGCAATCTGCTGGAATACTGCAATCATCCGGGCAACAGCAAATACAGTGATTTAAGAATCAGCCACGGTTATAAGGAGCCTCATAACATAAAGACCTGGTGCCTGGGAAATGAGATGGATGGTCCATGGCAGATCGGACATAAGACCATGGAGGAATATGGGCGTCTGGCAGAAGAAACGGCAAAAGCCATGAAGATCATTGACCCTGACATTGAACTGGTTTCCTGCGGAAGTTCATACTTAGCCATACCTACGTTCCCGGACTGGGAGGCAGTGACTCTTTGGCATACCTATGATTATGTGGATTACATATCCATGCACCAGTATTATGGGAACCAAAAGGGGGACAGCCAGGATTTTCTTGCTTCCTCCGATGATATGGATCAGTTTATCCGCACCGTCATTGCCACCTGTGATTTTGTAAAGGCCAAAAAGAGGGGCAAAAAGGATATTAAGATCAGCTTTGATGAGTGGAATGTCTGGTATCACTCCAATGCGGCGGATGATGACATCACGAAAAACCACCCATGGCAGGTCGCACCTCCTATGCTGGAGGACATTTACAACTTTGAAGATGCTCTTTTGGTAGGCCTTATGCTTATTACCCTGTTAAAGCATGCGGACCGGGTGAAGATGGCATGTCTGGCCCAGCTCGTAAACGTGATCGCGCCCATTATGACGGAAGCCAAAGGCGGAAAGGCATGGAGACAGACAATCTTTTATCCATTTATGCATGCTTCCCAATATGGACGTGGAACGGCCCTTGTCCCGGTCATCAGTACGCCAAAATTCGATACGTCAGCCCATGAAGATGTGACTGCGGTAGAAGCTGTGTCCGTATACAATGAGGCTCTTCATGAAGTGACCATCTTTGCGGTGAACAGGGATCTTAAAAAGGATGCGGAATTGACTGTGGATGTGAGGAGCTTTGAAGGATACCGGGTTCTGGAGCATGTGGTTTTGGAAAGCGATGATTTGAAAGCGGAGAACGGGCCTTTTTGCCAACGGGTGGCTCCAAAGCAAACCAGTCAGTCTGCACTGGATGGCGGTACCATGACAAGTACCTTGCACAAGGCGTCTTGGAATGTGATACGGCTTGGAAAATAA